DNA from Asanoa sp. WMMD1127:
CGGGGCTGATCACCATAGACCACGGGCTGCAGGACGGCTCCGACCGCCGGGCCACCGCCGTCGCCGCCTGGGGCGAGTCCGTCGGGCTCGACCCGTCGATCGTGGTGCCGGTCGACGTGGCCGGCCGCCCCGGCGGGCCCGAGGCGGCCGCCCGCGAGGCCCGCTACGACGCCCTGCTCGAGACCGCCCGCGCCCACGAGGCCAACTCCGTGCTGCTCGGCCACACCCGCGACGACCAGGCCGAGACCGTGCTGCTCGCGCTCGCCCGCGGCGCCGGCCCGCGCGGGATGGCGGCGATGCCGGACCGGCGCGACGTCGAAGGGGTGGCGCTGCTGCGGCCGCTGCTCGACATGTCACGCGACGAGACCCGCAAGGCCTGCGCCGCGATGGGTCTCGAGCCGTGGGAGGACCCACACAACCTCGATCCGTCGTACGCCCGGTCGAGGGTTCGTGGCTCCGCCCTCCCGGCGCTGGTCGACGCGCTCGGCCCCGGCGTCGTGTCCAACCTGGCCCGCACCGCGCGGCTGCTCGCCCAGGACGCCGAGGCGCTCGACGTGCTCGCCGCCGAAGAGCTCGAACGGTCCATGCTGGACGAAGGCCTGTCGGTGGCGATGCTGGAAGCGCTGCTGCCCGCCCTGCGCGCCCGGGCTTTGCACTCGTGGGCGCTGTCGCTGGGCTGCTCGCCGGCCGCGC
Protein-coding regions in this window:
- the tilS gene encoding tRNA lysidine(34) synthetase TilS gives rise to the protein MVGPAPPVAATRVAVRRMLHGIHKDALVLVACSGGADSLALAAATAFVAPRMGLRAGLITIDHGLQDGSDRRATAVAAWGESVGLDPSIVVPVDVAGRPGGPEAAAREARYDALLETARAHEANSVLLGHTRDDQAETVLLALARGAGPRGMAAMPDRRDVEGVALLRPLLDMSRDETRKACAAMGLEPWEDPHNLDPSYARSRVRGSALPALVDALGPGVVSNLARTARLLAQDAEALDVLAAEELERSMLDEGLSVAMLEALLPALRARALHSWALSLGCSPAALSHRHVSALEALVTGWHGQGAVHLPGGIRAARVAGVLRVLTD